The following coding sequences are from one Nymphalis io chromosome 5, ilAglIoxx1.1, whole genome shotgun sequence window:
- the LOC126768806 gene encoding protein javelin, translated as MSAAAISLSKDFPQHFRHSVDSVASYSSQNHVDRIRTQNFSAASCQDEGDFGSIKTSLFRRSSSNLEYPIKRPESVTSNTSSTRSRLRELVERKSGQDEHKPAANTVADIQYFENPSETLEFDKPRNSLELKKNQDSKKKKSSKSKDSENKNKKQEKYQSKLAEYYKIPVQLPQDEFYQHLTRSKAAEEFLQKRFPNSDSEFSGSYGRLCKHKEIEGSNLRRSRSLAVIREETFTDLQLQNHPKTKRSQLIPRARLFDKPCFRDRLTGRTKYQTKEEVLEGIYIDSTVSCFADINRTKPEEESSNQQGSEEYRSEKEDTVSRNESHQSRSVCGSWPNLNEDTKQTNLSEDSIGHSRNPSEIDSLDSNYVRKHYNFEAHLKNYDNSSPETERSIASHNQSKELYITTDDHDSDNEVEDRPKTPKSLNNSCGSETLAEFKNTKEVSTNFEEEPDTYDEISLKSKQSGKEAVNENLIGKEDKEQIKDCDNRSVISENDGTISSPTDSITSYISISIASTTDKSHKLEYLANSLAEKIDEYCDSHFQENISLNSKTIDSEIQTHETDPIYTAVQKKTTFADLKKDSNKNNEFSKDTITKTSSNDYYVSNTFIGCNDYEKDDYCTSSRNITTEPFVTTLIENQYYSLPDINISKCLRKSERIDARLREEDPEDILCENTYEVAQTHFREILSNKSNENYGHLNKINVSYGNNNNNNKNSCNFLPEVSEPQLIQNFSKLEDDLKSIITIDSSNADESNSIHYYQLDHHQNEREINEIEGTIRNNKLITKSESLRLASNVIQRPEVKILKSLSNDNINKSIDRKIKTGIKKHYSLRQRNPTDDDNFRIPSPSTVERTIINKSEPSIPKLSFSEQIRNHSLLSRVQSFKTSAESNIAIVPLSGHQTIVIDPPLSQKVPDAKEQSIISNEEIVSNLKSKVISNILETENNSKETNREVNNINKTEVNDNIAKDPFITIKLKKVVKKTIPKLNCVTYDNTSVNQQQIHKPPLRLIINDSKDNIPKTNLPISNSEKIMTRPQVLQVIDSKNKKQQNKVTINSQRTELNCETREENKDIKTENNVKEKLNNAIKTDMEYQEKINSVKNYWSKLIEKSPENTNKQDSLEKTEILDISNDNNKVEEENNKDTTNTNTPEVSVGSIIKSLESVKIVDSIKKISQTKLQLWKDESEKVKSDTEIEESPVEKIFKENTSTIYENSTPEKIIKKPEIEMCRDTPEIEIVELSCEDNQNQKTQATLIKAKGYEKGCDEFDHVRYKVMKSELFKNSMIANYRKEAQFDGLLQYLQDYSFQELLVNNNIVIIEPVRTKVEPAPRKNTNTETCKIPPTMLKKHEYTSHVDKSKNAIRRHFFYHPIRVNKEIIEEELPNPDTVKKVRNLFEDTLKMKSPMGHDPPLVEDSSGLARRATSYRNLSEETKSSKVSGKKKIIKQLTIDTNFGIKKWDNASLSSGVSSGDLSSNNEYETDGLSPYSQKTLKDNVYSSSDEYLCDSASQDFCCESQYVSPDILKKIRECGTSVTYYGGKVLNSKTSSAVSPMTKAIMEEIKSLQKNCSRDCYSCQTKCKGERCSCLVADKHQQMVSEKQTTDKYANFENNLNEEKNKRTEGFPGFKFKLVKSNSCSSRLELTGTDETKSSRFKFRKQNSKEDPPIVYDDENSVKNKICRLESYNKGIVNTPFQQKDGDIKSKIMGTIENGQISHLKKNKTFDVTKEAESQKMLKDINSANNIQDPIDNDKNSTLVNKQLNEDNFEKKFYYVNENKEQNRIPNEKFGEMVFEEFEVLETCYDSLNSNRSLK; from the exons ATGTCTGCCGCTGCAATTTCCCTTTCAAAAGACTTCCCCCAACATTTTAG GCACTCGGTGGACTCGGTCGCGTCGTATTCTAGTCAGAATCACGTTGACCGTATAAGGACTCAAAATTTCTCAGCGGCTTCTTGTCAAGACGAAGGCGACTTCGGGTCGATCAAGACTAGCCTATTCAGACGTTCATCTTCTAATTTAGAATATCCAATTAAACGGCCAGAGAGCGTAACGTCCAACACAAGTTCCACAAGAAGCCGCCTCCGAGAACTTGTCGAAAGGAAATCGGGTCAGGACGAACACAAGCCCGCGGCAAACACCGTCGCTGATATACAATACTTTGAAAATCCCTCAGAAACACTTGAATTTGACAAACCACGTAACTCTCTAGAACTAAAAAAGAATCAGGACAGTAAAAAAAAGAAGTCTTCTAAAAGCAAGGAttccgaaaataaaaataaaaaacaagaaaagTACCAAAGTAAGCTcgctgaatattataaaattcctgTGCAACTACCTCAAGACGAATTTTATCAACATTTAACGCGGTCGAAAGCTGCGGAGGAGTTTTTACAAAAACGCTTTCCAAATTCAGATTCGGAATTTAGTGGTAGTTACGGACGATTATGCAAGCATAAAGAAATAGAAGGGTCTAATTTACGCCGGAGCAGAAGTTTGGCAGTAATAAGAGAAGAGACTTTTACAGATCTTCAGCTGCAAAACCACCCCAAAACCAAGAGGTCACAACTCATACCACGTGCTCGATTATTTGATAAGCCTTGTTTTCGAGACAG aTTGACTGGGCGTACTAAATACCAAACAAAAGAAGAAGTGTTAGAAGGAATTTATATTGATAGTACAGTCTCTTGTTTTGCTGATATAAATAGAACAAAACCAGAAGAAGAATCTTCAAATCAACAAGGTAGCGAAGAATATAGATCAGAAAAAGAAGACACCGTATCACGAAACGAAAGTCATCAGTCTAGGTCCGTTTGCGGTAGTTGGCCCAACTTAAACGAAGATACCAAGCAAACAAATCTTTCTGAAGATAGCATTGGTCATTCGCGAAACCCAAGTGAAATAGATAGCTTAGATTCTAACTACGTGAGGAAGCATTATAATTTTGAAGCACACTTAAAAAATTACGACAATAGTTCACCTGAAACAGAAAGATCCATCGCTTCACATAATCAAAGTAAAGAATTATACATAACTACTGATGATCACGATAGTGATAACGAAGTTGAAGATCGACCTAAAACACCAAAATCTTTAAACAATAGTTGCGGCTCCGAGACACTTGCTGAATTTAAGAATACTAAAGAAGTTTCAACTAATTTTGAAGAAGAACCAGATACCTACGacgaaatatcattaaaaagtaaacaaagcGGAAAAGAGGCAGTAAATGAAAATTTGATCGGTAAAGAAGATAAAGAACAAATCAAAGATTGTGATAATCGATCAGTTATATCTGAGAATGATGGTACTATATCTAGTCCAACTGATAGCATAACATCATATATATCTATTTCTATAGCTTCAACTACTGATAAGTCTCACAAATTGGAATACTTGGCCAATTCTCTTGCTGAAAAAATTGATGAATATTGCGATTCACATTTCCAGGAAAATATATCACTGAACTCAAAAACCATTGATTCTGAGATTCAAACTCACGAAACTGATCCAATTTACACGGCAGTTcagaaaaaaacaacatttgcTGATTTAAAGAAAgactcaaataaaaataacgaatttaGCAAAGACACGATAACAAAAACATCATCTAatgattattatgtaagtaatacTTTCATTGGATGTAACGATTATGAAAAAGACGATTACTGTACATCTTCAAGGAATATAACGACTGAACCTTTTGTAACAACTCTTATAGAAAATCAGTACTATTCTTTACCTGacataaatataagtaagtgTTTGAGAAAATCCGAAAGAATTGATGCACGACTAAGGGAAGAAGATCCAGAAGACATTCTTTGTGAAAACACGTATGAAGTAgcacaaactcactttcgcgaAATCTTATCCAACAAAAGTAATGAAAATTACGGCCATCTCAACAAAATAAACGTTTCATATggtaacaataacaataataacaaaaattctTGTAACTTTCTACCGGAAGTATCTGAACCACAGCTGATTCAAAATTTTTCTAAACTCGAAGACGACTTAAAGTCTATAATAACTATAGATAGCTCTAATGCAGATGAATCTAACTCTATACATTATTATCAATTAGATCATCACCAAAACGAAAgggaaataaatgaaatagaagGAAccattagaaataataaattaattactaaatctGAAAGCCTAAGGCTTGCTTCTAATGTTATACAAAGACcggaagtaaaaatattaaaatctttatcaaacgataatataaacaaatctatagacagaaaaataaaaaccgGAATCAAAAAACACTATTCTCTTCGACAACGTAATCCTACAGATGATGATAATTTTCGTATACCTAGTCCAAGCACTGTAGAAAGgaccattataaataaatcagagCCATCTATTCCTAAATTGTCATTTAGTGAGCAAATAAGAAATCATTCGCTTCTTTCACGAGTACAATCTTTCAAAACATCAGCGGAATCGAATATTGCTATTGTACCACTTAGCGGTCATCAGACAATTGTCATTGATCCGCCTTTATCACAAAAAGTACCCGATGCCAAAGAACAATCAATCATTTCTAACGAAGAGATAGTATCAAACTTAAAATcaaaagttatttcaaatattttagaaaCTGAAAACAATTCTAAAGAAACAAACAGAGaggtcaataatataaataaaaccgaaGTAAACGATAACATAGCGAAAGATCcctttataacaattaaacttAAGAAAGTTGTTAAGAAGACTATACCCAAATTAAACTGTGTAACTTATGATAATACTTCAGTTAATCAACAACAAATTCATAAGCCTCCTTTAAGACTTATTATAAACGATAGTAAAGATAATATACCTAAAACCAATTTACCAATAAGTAACTCCGAAAAAATCATGACTCGACCACAAGTACTTCAAGTTAttgattctaaaaataaaaaacaacaaaacaaagtCACAATAAATAGCCAAAGAACTGAACTAAATTGCGAGACAAGAGAggaaaataaagatattaagaCGGAAAACAATGTAAAAGAAAAGCTCAATAACGCAATAAAAACAGATATGGAATATcaagaaaaaattaattcagTTAAAAACTATTGGTCTAAGCTTATTGAAAAATCTCCAGAAAATACTAATAAGCAAGATTCTTTAgaaaaaactgaaatattagATATTTCTAATGACAACAATAAGGTCgaagaagaaaataataagGATACTACTAACACAAATACACCAGAAGTTTCAGTCGGtagtattattaaatctttGGAAAGTGTTAAAATTGTTGAcagcataaaaaaaataagtcaaaCAAAACTACAACTTTGGAAAGATGAATCGGAAAAAGTTAAAAGCGATACAGAAATAGAGGAATCTCCAGTAGAAAAGATTTTCAAAGAAAATACAAGTACAATCTACGAAAATTCTACGCCtgaaaagattattaaaaaacctGAAATAGAAATGTGTAGAGATACGCCAGAAATTGAAATAGTTGAACTGAGCTGTGAagataatcaaaatcaaaagaCGCAAGCAACACTCATTAAAGCAAAAGGATATGAAAAGGGATGCGATGAATTTGACCACGTCAGATATAAAGTTATGAAATCTGAATTGTTTAAAAACAGTATGATAGCTAACTATCGAAAAGAAGCTCAATTTGATGGTCTTTTACAGTATCTTCAAGATTACAGTTTTCAGGAAttgctagttaataataatatagtgatTATTGAGCCTGTAAGAACAAAAGTCGAACCAGCCccaagaaaaaatacaaataccgAAACGTGTAAAATTCCTCCAACGATGTTGAAAAAACATGAATACACTTCCCATGTTGATAAATCTAAAAATGCAATTCGAAGACATTTTTTCTATCACCCTATAAgggtaaataaagaaattattgaaGAAGAACTCCCCAATCCGGATACAGTTAAAAAAGTTCGAAACTTGTTTGAAGACACGTTAAAAATGAAAAGTCCAATGGGTCATGATCCACCCCTAGTTGAAGATAGTTCTGGCCTAGCGCGAAGAGCTACATCGTACAGAAATTTAAGTGAGGAAACAAAGAGTAGCAAAGTTAgtggaaagaaaaaaataataaaacaactaacGATTGATACAAACTTTGGTATTAAGAAATGGGACAACGCTAGCCTTTCAAGTGGTGTATCTAGTGGTGATTTAAGTTCTAATAACGAATACGAGACAGACGGTCTTAGTCCATATTCACAAAAAACTCTTAAAGATAATGTATATAGTTCTAGCGATGAATACCTATGTGATTCAGCGAGTCAAGATTTTTGTTGTGAAAGTCAATATGTCAGTCctgatattcttaaaaaaataagagaatGTGGAACTTCTGTTACTTACTATGGCGGAAAAGTTTTGAACTCCAAAACTAGTTCTGCAGTTAGTCCTATGACTAAAGCTATAATGGAAGAGATTAAAAGTTTGCAAAAAAACTGTAGTAGAGATTGTTATTCATGTCAAACTAAATGTAAAGGAGAAAGATGTTCTTGTCTTGTGGCAGATAAACATCAACAAATGGTTTCAGAAAAACAAACTACTGATAAATATGCAAACTTTGAAAATAATCTGAATGaggaaaaaaataaacgaacagAAGGATTTCCGGGTTTTAAATTCAAGCTTGTGAAATCTAACAGTTGCAGCAGTCGACTAGAATTAACTGGTACAGATGAAACGAAAAGTTCCAGATTTAAATTTAGGAAACAGAATTCAAAAGAAGACCCTCCTATAGTATACGACGATGAAaattctgtaaaaaataaaatctgccGCTTGGAAAGTTATAACAAAGGTATCGTAAACACTCCATTCCAACAAAAAGATGGAGACATTAAATCGAAAATAATGGGTACTATTGAAAATGGGCAAattagtcatttaaaaaaaaataaaacatttgatgTAACAAAGGAAGCTGAAAGTCAAAAGATGCTAAAAGACATAAACTCAGCGAATAATATTCAAGACCCAATAGATAATGACAAAAATTCTACTCTAGTTAATAAGCAATTAAATGAAgataatttcgaaaaaaaattttACTATGTTAACGAGAATAAAGAGCAAAATAGAATCCCAAATGAAAAGTTTGGAGAAATGGTATTCGAAGAATTTGAAGTTTTAGAAACATGTTACGATAGTTTAAATAGTAATAGGTCTTTAAAATAG